GACGCGGATAATTCTCGAGCCCTCCCCCGTAAGTGCTTCCCAGAGTTTCGTCAGCGCCGGATATGAAAGCCGCATTGACCTCCGTATCGTCCGCAGTGCGGTCTCCCAGCCCCTTAAGACTGTTGTCATCATCCCAGTTATTTGAAAGGATATTCAGCGCGTCGCTAATTACGGCAACAGGTTTTTTGTTGCTGGGGTCCCCCCCGTAGTTCTGCACATTAAAGTCCCCCTGTATGTACGCGGGCGCGTCGCTCACAAGGGTAAGGCCATCGGTGTTGCTTATCCGGGCACCGTTAATGACCCTTATGCCCGGCTGTTCCGATCCGGTAGCGTCGTTCCTTGTAGCATAAAGCAAACCATTAGCGGGCAGTTGATTCGGATAGAGCTGCTGTTCCACAGGCTCGCCTTCTCCGCCGTCCACCTGAATAAAACCGGCAAGTTTCTTAAGGTCGATATCGGTCATTTTGATATATTTGCCCTCTCTGTAGTTGTAAAAGCGATCTGCCGAAGTATTTATTGTCCCCTCGGGTATGTCGTTAGGACCGAAGTCATTCGCATCTATAGTACCATCTCCGTTATGGTCATCATAAGCCACTTCCCTGAGCTGGGTGGTACCCCTGAAGATATCACCGTTAATAACAGTGACATCCGCTGTCTCGGCATAGAACCCATCAGGCTGTATCGAAAAGATATCGGCGACGGCCTTTGAATAGATGCCGTGCACGCCGCTTTTTACAGTTCCACGCCACCTGTTCTGCGAAGATGTCCCCCAGTCGCTTCGCCTTGAATCAAGCGGAGCTCCCTCCCACCACCTGTACCACATATGCGGGAACCAGAAACTGTCCCGGCGCCTGATCTCAACATCGCCCCTATCGGTCCTGTCTTGGTCTTTCCTCTTGTTGTATATGTTCCCCGCGGCGTTCAGATTATCAGCGTCTATCCTCAAGGTGGCGCTGGTGGAAAGATAAATATCACGGTTACAGTGTATATCGCCTGTCAACGCCATATATGAACCCGGCAATATCTCAAGGTCCTCGTTGTAAAAGATCACGTATCTGAAAACATCGTCCTTGCTGCATCGGAGCAGGTTATTCACCGTGCTGGATTTTCCGGTATCAGGGTCAGTGACCTTGGCCGAGACCAGAAAATGGCGTACAGTGGTGTTGGAGTCAGGATCGGGGTCTTCGTGGTATTCATCCAGTACCAGACATACCGATTCAAGTTCGCATCCCGTGGACAGGTAATCACTATCGTTCAGACATGGGTCATTCCACTGATCCAGTGCGCTCTTATCACTGTCTTCTTCTGCAGCCACCCTGTCGGCCAGATCAAAAGATATCTCTTCGGCCGCCGCTTCCGCAAGATAGAATGTTTTCATGGAGTTGAAATATCTCATCGCGAAATTATACTCGGTAGTGGCCATTTTTATGGCCGCCGCCGCAAAAATGGACATGGCCGCGATGATCATGTAGGCGGTGATCATCATCAAGCCCTTCTGGTTATGTATGAATATTTTTCCCATGTTCAAACTGTATGTCTTTTCGCCATCATTTACGGGTATGCCAATGCCTTAGCTGAGCCATATGGCTTCTCTTTGTATTTCCACGGCATACGGTGTGTAAGATGGCAGGTCATCCAGGTTGGCATAATCGCTATCCCAGTCCCAGTTCCTGATAGGCGCGCTGTAGCTCTGATCCTCCCACCTGCCGGTTGCGATCTGACTGTTCCACAGTGAAACAAAGGCGCCCCTGATGGTGAGGGTAATACCACCCCAGTCCTCGTGCAGGCGCGGGTAATTCTCAAGTCCTCCGGAATAGTCCCCCCAGCTTGTCTCGTTTATTCCGGCTATGAAAGCGGCGTTGACCGTTGTTTCAGTGGCCTGCCTGGCGCTTTTATCCCCGTCACTGTTACCATCATCCCAGTTATTTGAAACTATATTAACGGCATCCGCGAATACCGAGGCCGGTTTCTTGTTAATATTGTTAAAATCCCCCTGAATATACGCCGGATCGTTGCTTACCACGGTAAGCCCCCCGCTGCTGTGTATTTCGGAGCCGTTCAAAAGGCGTATGCCCGGCTGCTGGTCGGGAGTCGTATCGTCCCTGGTCGCGTAAAGAAGAGCGTTTGCTGGAAGGTGGTTCGAATAAAGCTGCGCTTTGCCGACCACGGAGCTGTAATCCCCTCCCGGAGGCACTTCATTACCTTCGCTGTCAACATTGCACCACCCTGCAAGTTTTTCGATATCGATATCGGTCATTCTTATGTACTTGCCTTCCCTGAAGTTGTAAAAGGTATCGCTGGTCGCTATGGTCCCATGAGGAACATCCACGCCTTCGACAAGTTCACTGGCCCCGTCATAGGCCGAACCGTTTATCACTTTTACGTTCGCGTTCTGCGCGTAGAACCCGTCAGGATCCGTGGACCTGGGCTCCGGAACGGCTTTCTCTGTAACCCCGTGCACACTGCTCAGAACCGTCCCGTTCCATCTGGTCTGAGATGCCAGAGCCCAGTCGCTCCTTCGGCAATCCAGCGGGGACGGGTCCCCGCTTTCCAGCATCCTGGCATAACTGGAAGAGCCGTCGATCTTTATCTGGACCGTTCCCGAAGCTCCGCCGGACTTATCTTTGCGCATGTTATAGACATTGCCCGCGGAACACAGATAATTCGTATCAACCGTCAGTGAAGCCCCGTCAGAAGCGATATAAATATCATGGTTGGAGTGAAGTTTTCCAGTAAGGAGCATATCCTGTCCGGGCAATAGTTCAAGGTCCCCCGCATAGAATATCGCATGCTGAAAGGTATAACCTTTGCGTCTTATCACTATCTGGTTGATGGTTCTTTCTATTCCTGTCAGGGGGTCCCTCGCGGTTGATGTCAGCATATAATGTCTTTCCCTGGTAGTGGGATCACTCCCGGCATGGTCCGTATCCAATGTCACGCATATGGTGTCCACATCGAACCCGGTCGACAGAAAGTCGGTAGTAGTGCTGCAAAGATCGGTCCACTCGCAATTCGCCCCGGAAGGCTCTTCTTCGTAATTAGCCACTTTACCCGCCAGCGAATACGCAGTCATGTCCGTGCCCGCTTCGGCCAGATAATACGCCTTGGTCGAAAGAAAATACCTCCGTGCGAAACCGTATTCAGTGGTAGCTATCTTAATGGCGGCAGCTGTAAGAAGTGAAAGCGAGGCAATTATCATATAAGCCGTGATAAGAACTACGCCTCTCTGGCTCTTTAACTTGGAAATATAATGCATCGTTATATTCTCAGATTGACCGTCGAGGTCAGGACCATATTATCGGTCCTTCCGTCGGCGTCCGTTTTCTCAAGCTCCAGTATTATCCTGATCTCGGTAGGATATAAGGACGAGTCATCCGTGGAATCCTGGAATTCAATACTTTTGATGTTCTCGCTGATGACCTGGGGAGTCTGCCAGCGCTTGTATAAAACAAGTTCAATATCATCCCCGTTCTGCTGGGCTCCTATGATAAAAAACTGCGGATCGGCCGTTATTTCACCACTCACCAGATCAGGAACACCATCAGGGGGTTCACTTTGATCCAGAGGTATCTGATATCTTATCCTGTCGAAACCGGTCACTGGAGTGTCCTTTGTTATGACCACCGATGACCTGAACGCGTTCCTGAGCCCATACCAGTATTGGTTAAGATCCGGATCGATTATCCCGTTCAACATCGAGTTCATAGCAAGGCGTGCCTCTTGCTGCAGACTGACAGAAGTGCCTGTGGCCTGGAACACCGAACGCATCTCAACACCTGATGTTATTACCGCGACTACCAGAAGTACCAGAAAGAAAGACACTATCAAAACTTCTACTAAACTGAAACCCCTGGTATCGTTCCTCATAATCTCCTTGTCCTGATGGTCTTGATTATCCTTGACACGGTCCGGCCATTCTTGCTCGTCCAGGTAGCTTCCAGGCTTACTTCAAGCGGGTCAGCGCCCGTACCCTGGGGATAACGCACAGTTATACTTTCATCCTGCAGGATAAAACCACCTATTTCGCTGGCACTGACAGTGCTGTTGTGAGGATATTCAGCGGTAAGATCCGGGAATGGAACGCTCCTGATCCTCTCCATGACATCCTTCAGGTCATCCGTCGCGACCGTGATCTCTCTGGCCATGGCGGCGTGGTTAAGAGCACCCAGAAGGACTCCCCATATAGCAACGATGATACCGATATAGACCGATGAAACGATCATCAGCTCGATAAGAGTGAAACCTTTTCTGGACATCTTCATTTTGCACCACCTCTGCTATCTGGGATCTCGATCGTTGGGAAGGGGTAAACAGCGGGCTGCCGTATGATTTTTTTATGTAAATCGCCCAGTATTGTTGAAAGATTTTCGGATGCTTTCATCTGACTCCGAGCCGGCTTCATGGATCCTGAGAATACAAGCATGTTTAAAGGAATTATAGCATACAAATCTGGCTTAAGACAAATGAAAACACATTACTAGAGAAGTGATTATTATTAGGTCAGGATACGGAAAAGTCCGGCTCCGTCTCGGCGGGAGGGTTTTCTGCGGTTATCGTGGTCCCCTGGTAGCCTCTCCATCTCATCTCGCCTATGACCCCCTGGGCGATATTGGTCAGATGGTCACCTATTTTCTCGAGGTTATCCACAAAATCCATAAAGACTATGCCCGATTTAAGCGTGCAGCTCCCGCAACCGAGCCTGCGTACATGTGCCCTCTTAAGGTCATTCTGGAACTTATTGATACGCTGCTCCCTCCGGAGTATGTTCTCGGCAAGCTGTGAATCGTTTTTGCGCAGAGCTTCCTCGGTCTCTATCATCATGCTGTGAAGCTCGTTCCACATGAGGTTCAATTCATTTATGGCTTCATCGGTAAAGGGAAGTTTTTTCTCGATCTTCCGTTCCGCCAGCTCCAGGATGTTCTCGGCATGGTCGCCTATTCTTTCTATATCGTTGACGTTGTGGATAAGAACGGGGATCTGTTCTGAATCCTCCTGGCTGAGCTCTCTTTGCGAAAGTTCAATAAGATACGCCGTGATCGCCGACTGCAGATTGTCAACGGCCTGTTCGAGCCTGCTGACAGGCTTAAGCTCGTCCTGGATATTATCAATGAACCCCTTCACCGCACTTGATACCGACCTTGTGGCCAGATTGGCCATACGAACGGTCTCTCTTCTGGCCTGTTCCATGGCTATGGGAGGCGTATCCAGAAGATGTTTCTCCAGGTACTGGGGACCGAGTTCCAACGCACCCTTGCGTTTGGGCAGCAGGATGATACTCACCCTCTCCAGGACTCCCACGAACGGGAGGAATATCAAGGCGTTAACGACATTGAACGCACTGTGCGCGATAGCTATATGGAACATTATGTTCTTGGCCGTTATCTGGCCGGGTATTATCGCGTCGATGGCTTTTACATACCACCCTGTATAAACGAATACAAGCATGTAAGCGGTACCTATCACATTGAAAAGGGTGTGCGACATGGCCGTACGCCTTGCCGGAAGCGTGGTCCCTATCGATGCCAGCTGCGCCGTTATGGTGGTGCCTATATTATCTCCGAGGATTATGGGTATAGCCGCCGGAAAACTTATAAGCCCGTTAAAAGCCATTACCTGCACTATGGCTATGGTGGCACTTGAACTCTGCAAAAGCATCGTAAATATTATGCCGACAAGCACTCCAAGAAGAGGATTTTCGCTGAGGGAAAGAAAAACATTCTTGACCAACTGGCTGTTCTTCAGCGGCGCGAAGGCATCCTTCATGAAATCAAGCCCCAGGAAAAGCAGGCCGAAACCCATAAGGACCTGGCCCCAGAACTTGGCGTTCTTTGTCTTGGCGAAAGTGTTTATGGCGAAGCCTATACCTATGGCAGGCAAGGCGTAATGCGTTACCTTGAACACCGACATCGAGGAAACGAGCCATGCGGTGAAAGTCGTCCCGATATTCGCTCCGATGACAACGCTTATGGCCTGTTTGAGCGACATGAGGCTGGCATTGACGAATCCAACGACCATGACGGATGTCGCGCTGGATGACTGGATAAGACACGTGATGGCGGCGCCGACAAGCATACCGATAACGGGCAGCTTTGTGACCATCGAAAGAATGTTCTTCAGCCGGTCACCGGCGATATTCTTAAGGCCCTCGGACATGATCTTCATTCCGAAGAAAAAAAGGCCAAGCCCGCCTATCAACATGTAGGTAAATTTAGTGTCCATTGGTTTGAGCGTGATACAAATGTGGGACAAAACTTGTCAGGCATAAATTAACACGAACGGTTGCCCCTGTCAAGAAATTATGCCGGTCATGTCCCTATCCTGACGGTATCGAAATACCCCTGAAGTGAAGTTATCGCGGCCAGAGCCGCCAGATAGCTTGTCTTGGGATTGGACGGTGAGGGGGTGTTCTCTGTCCTGGTAAGGACCCTCCCAGCGCCGCTGATCATCTCGACCTCATGGGAATTTCTGGTGTATTCGGGAGATACGATTATACGCACTTTGGTTTTTTCGCCCCCCAGGCCCGCGATCGAAAGAAGCGCCGAAACATTAATGTTCTTTGGAAAACCTTTAATGGCTTCGAGCGCGTTCCCTTCGAAAATAACGGTTTCTTTATCTATAGAATCGACGTCTATCCCTTCATCGGCCAGATACGGAGCTCCTTTCACTGACCTGGGAGCCTTGCGCGTCGTTATGGTCACGCTTTCCAGGCCAGCTATCTTCGATGCTTTGAGGGCATCAATACCAGCTATGGCCCCTGAGGGTAGCATGAGCCGTATCCCTTTTTCCCTGGCGGCAGCAAGAAGATGTTCATTGCCGAGAAGACCGCCTATGCTCATGACGATTAAGTCCTTTCCCTTTTCAAGAGCGACCTCGAATAGACCGGGAACAGCCATCGGGCTTGCCGCTTCAATGATAAGGTCCGCCTGTTCGGCCAGTTCTTCAAGTTCCCCCGCGATCTTCACCCGGGGTACTTTCCCGTAAAGAGACTCGGATTTTTCGGCGTCCTTATCCCAGATAACTACGCCTGATATCCTCCCGGTCATGTTCTCACAGGCGTAGTCGGCAAGATAGGAGCCTATCGCCCCGCAGCCAACAATACCTATCGTTTTCTTGTACATTTTCCGCCTTTCAGGAAGTTACTTCCAGCATCCTCTGCAAAGCCTTCCGGGCTTTTTTCATGATCTGCTCCGGAACCGTTATCCTGTACACCTCTTTTTCGAGGGACCTTGCCAGCCATCCCAGGGTGGTAAGCTTCATGTTCGCGCAGATGAACTGATCCGTGGGCACATAGAAGTCCTTCTCGGGGTTTTCCCGTTTGAGCCTGTATATGATACCCAGCTCGGTCCCTATGATAAATTCCTTTTTGGGAGATCCGTTCACGTGTTTTATCATCCCCGCAGTGCTGCCTATGTAATCGGCTTCCTCGAGAACCTCCTTCCGGCATTCCGGGTGCGCTATGAATTCCGCCTCAGGACGCAACTTTTTGGTCTTTACGACTTCTTCGCGCGTGAGCCTCATGTGGACCACGCAATACCCCTCCCATATAATGAGTTCCTTCTCCGGAACATGTTCCCTGACATATCTGCCCAGGTTTTTGTCCGGCACGAATATGACCTTATCCTCCTTAAGGGACTTAACGACCTGTACCGCGTTCGAAGAAGTGCAGCATATGTCGCTTTCGGCCTTGACCGCGGCCGATGAGTTGACATAAGAGACGACGGCCGCTTCAGGATATTCGGCTTTTTTCTGCTTGAGCTTCTCAACGGTGGCCATGTCGGCAAGCGGGCACCCCGCTTCCTCGACCGGCAGGAGAATGGTCTTCTCCGGGTTCAGTATATACGCGCTTTCGGCCATGAACTTCACCCCGCAGAAAACGACCAGCTTGTTATGAGCCTGCGTGACCTTCCGCGCTAGGGCATAGGAATCGCCCGTTATATCCGCTATCTCCTGGACCTCATCCCGCTGATAATTGTGTGCGACTATCAGGGCGTCCTTTTCCTTCTTGAGATCCAGTATCTTGCGTTCGAGATGTTCTTTGTATTTTTTATCAAATTCCGGTTTTATCATATCGGTCCCTTCATTCTTTTGATCCTACCATAACGTTGTCTATGAGCCTGGTCTCACCCACATAGACCGCGGCAGCGATAAGGGCTTTGCCCTTTATCCTTTCAACGGGCCTGAAGCTTTCAGCATCGATTATTTCTGCATAATCTATACGCAACCTCGCCTCATCCAGGAGTATTTTCTTAAGCTCATCTTTTACTTTCCCGGCGGAGTCTTCCCCGGCAAGTATCATTTCCCTGGCCCTCTCAAGTGACTTGTAAAGCGCAAGCGCCTGATGCCTTTGCCCGGGCGAAAGGTAACTGTTGCGCGAACTCATCGCGAGCCCGTCCTTCTCCCTTACTATCGGCATAACGCGCACTTCAACCGGCATGTTAAGGTCGCGCACCATCCTGCGGATGACCGCAGCCTGCTGCGCGTCCTTCTGCCCGAAATAGGCTTTATCCGGATTCACGATATTGAAAAGCTTCCCCACTACGGTGGTTACGCCCCTGAAGTGCCCCGGGCGGAAGGCTCCGCACAATCCCTCGGTAAGATGACCAGAGACTTCTATGTTCGTATTGTGGTCTTGAGGGTACATCTCCTCGACCGAAGGAACGAATACCGCATCGACCCCCTCTTTTTCCGCGAGTTCGGTGTCCCTTTCCATGTCACGCGGATACCTGTCAAGGTCTTCCCCCGGACCGAACTGTGTGGGGTTGACAAAAATGCTCATAACGACCGTATCACACTCTTCTCCTGCCGCCCTTACCAGGCTCAGGTGCCCCTCATGCAGATACCCCATGGTGGGAACGAATCCTACAGAGGCCCCTTTTCCGTGGGAATCACGTGAAAACTGGCGCATTTTACTTATTTCAGTGATGATTTTCATGACGCTCTCTTAAGCTCCCTGTAAAGCTCCTCGGCGGTTTTGCCGAGTTCGGGATGGACGGCCTGGGGAGCGATCCGGTAAAGTCCCTCAAGAACAAAGAGCCTTCCGTGCATCCTCGGATGCGGCACCGTCAGTTTTTCTGTTTTTATGACCTTATCCCCGTAAAGAAGTATATCAAGGTCTATTATCCTCGGGGCATCCGCGCAGGCGGGTTTTCGCCCCATGTCTTTTTCTATTCTTTTCAGCGCCTCAAGAAGCTCTTCCGCGGAAAGATCCGTTCTTACTTCGAAGACTCCGTTAAGGTAATCCTCCTGGGGCGGTCCTCCGACGGGTTTGCTGCGATAAGCCCCGGAGAACTTTCTTATCTCGATACCTTCGGAAGCGGCCATTCTTTCGGCCGCTTCCTTGAAATTAAGTTTCCGGTCCCCAATATTGGAACCCACACCTATAAAAACAACAGTCATTACAACAAAAGATCCGCTGCCGGGTTAAAAAAACCTTTTCTTTATGCGCGAGACGACTTCGCGAAGCTGATAGGCGTCAACCGTAAGCGCCATGCGTATATATCCTTCCCCGGAAGGACCGAAACCACTGCCGGGAGTGGCTACGATATCGGCTTCTTCCAGAAGTGCTTTCGCAAGGCTGACCGAATCATGGCCACCGAAAACGGGCGCCCACACATAGAACGTCGCCAGTGGTTTGGGGACCTGCCATCCGGCCTCGTTCAGGCCGTCGACAAGAACGTCACGCCTTTCGGTGTATATCTGGTTCATCCTCTCCTTGACCTCCTCGGCGTGATCAAGAGCCTCTATCGCGGCTATCTGCACCGCGGTAAAGATGCCTGAGTCAAGATTCGCCTTGACCTTGGCGAGGCCCTGAAGAAGTTCAGCGTTGCCTACGGCCAGACCTACCCTCCATCCGGTCATATTAAAGGTCTTGGAGAGAGAATGGAACTCTATACCGACATCCCTCGAGCCGTTGACTTCAAGGAAACTCGGCGGACTGTACCCGTCATAGCTCATCTCCGTGTAGGCGGCGTCCGAGCAGACGATAATATCGTATTTACGCGCGAAGTCCACGACCTTCCCGTAAAACGCCTTGTCGCAGACCGCACCGGTCGGGTTATTGGGATAGTTTATATGCATCAGTTTCGTGTTCCTGGCCGTTTTTTCATCGATGGCATCAAGATCAGGCAGGAACCTGTTCTCTATCTGTAGCGGCATCGAATGGGGTTTACCCCCCGCGAAAACCGTACCGGAATTGTACGGCGGATAACCGGGGTCGGGGATAAGTACGGTATCGCCGGGATTGACGAACGCCATCGGCACATGACCGATCCCTTCCTTGGATCCCAGAAGCGGAAGCACTTCGCTTTCCGGGTCCAGGTCAACATTAAAACGTGACTTATACCAGTCGGCCATCTGACGCCGCAATGCCTTGAGCCCTTTGTTAAGAGCATATTTATGGGTGGATTCGTCAAGCACGGCTTCCTGCAGCCTTTTTACTATAAAATCCGGGGTTGGCGTATCGGGATCCCCCACTCCCAGATTGATCACCGGTCTACCCTCTTCAATAGCCTTCTGTCTCGCCCTGTCTATCTCATCAAAAAGATAAGGCTGCAGTTTCTTTATCCTGTCTGCGTATTCTACTTTCATTTATTACCTTTCTGTTGATTTTTACAATCCCAGAACATCCGCCATAGTGTAAAGACCGGGCTCCTTGCCTCTAAGGAATTTTGCCGCCCTCAACGCTCCTGAAGCGAAAACGTCCCTGCTCTTGGCATCATGCCGTATCTGAAGGTTCTCATACTCACCGTCAAATTCGATACCGTGGTTTCCTATGACCTCTCCTTCCCGGAAGGCCTCTACCGGGGGTTCCTTACCCGAAGCCTCTTTGACGATTTTCGCTATCATCTTGGCAGTGCCGCTGGGCGAATCCTTCTTGTGGATATGGTGGGTTTCATCTATCTTGATATCGAAATCGCCGCCCAGTACCCTTGCGGCTTCCCGGACTATCTTAAAAAAAAGGTTTACCCCCACGGCCATGTTCGGGGAAAAGACTATGGGGATCTCACCCGCGGCCTCACTTATCTTCTTTTCCCCTTCGGTATCGATCCCTGTAGTGCCTATTACCATAGAAACACCTGTTTTGCGGCACACCTCTAAATGTTCAAGGGTCGGTCCGGGCAGCGTGAAATCGATCAGACATTCCACTCCCTGACAAGCCTCCTCCGCACTGGCCGTCACCACAACGCCTTTTACTTGTTTGCCGACTGACTGGCATTCGGCGTGTTCAAGCCCGCTTGCGATCTTTATCCCGCCGTCACTGATGGCCAGATCTGCTATACGCATACCCATTTTGCCGCAAATACCTGCAATACCTATCTTCAGCATGATAATAATCCCCTCGAAATTAGATCAATTCGTACTTCTTGAGAACTCCCTCAAGCTTTTTCCTGGATTCCGAACCCATTTCGCAAAGAGGCATCCTCCACTCCGCGTTGACCATTCCCATCAGGCTAAGTGCCGTCTTGACAGGTATGGGGTTGGTCTCGATGAACATAGCCTTGCAGAGGTCCTGCAGAGCGTAATGTATTTGCCTGCTTCTCTGGAGGTCTCCGTCCATAAAGCTCTGGGTAAGCTCGTGCACTCTACCGGGCACGACATTAGCGGCAACACTTACTACACCTTTAGCCCCTACCGACATGAACGGAAGCGTCATCGAGTCATCCCCGCTCATTACCGTTATATCGCAAAGAGAAAGTATATCCATCACCTGCTGCACGCTGCCGGCCGCTTCCTTGATGGCCACGATATTCTCTATCTCGCAAAGGCGGGCTACAGTCGAAGGTAGCAGGGATATTCCCGTGCGGGAAGGAACATTGTAGAGCATTATGGGAATATCCACTTTTGCCGCGATGCTCGAATAATGCCTGTACTGCCCCTCAGGGGTGGGCTTATTGTAATAAGGCGTTATTATAAGAGCTCCGTCCGCTCCCGCTTTCTTGGCGTAATCGGTAAGCTCCGTGGCTTCAGCTGTGCTATTGGACCCGGTCCCCGCCAGTACCGGAATGCGCTTGTCACATGTCTCGACGGATATCTTGATCAGCCTTTTCTGCTCGGACATGGACAAAGTGGCCGCCTCTCCTGTACATCCGCAGGGAAGTATGCCGTCTGTGCCGTTATCTATATGGAACTCTATAAGTTCCCTGAAAGTCCTCTCATCTACCTTGCCGTTAGTGAACGGGGTTACCAAAGCTACATATGAACCCTTGAACATATTACCTCCTTATTATATCTTGCCTTCACAAACCATGCTTGCCGCGCCTTCAAGATAAACGTCCTTGACCCTATCCTGTGACATCTGGTACAAAACCGTCAACAGATCCCCGCCCCTTGTGTACATCCTGACCGGACTTTTGACGTAACCCAGAAGCCCCAGGATCACGGCCGAGGCGACGGTACCGGTACCGCAGGCCAGCGTTTCGTCTTCCACGCCCCTTTCGTAAGTCCTGATAGACGCGCTGTCATTCTCTATATCGCCTATGAAATTCACGTTCGTCCCTTCGGGCTCGAACAGGGTGTGTTCGCGGACTTTCCTTCCAGTTTCCCTGACCGGGTAACCGTCGATATCGTCCACGAGATGGACCACGTGCGGAACCCCGGTATTGACGTAATGAGCTATCATCATGCTCGAGCCTATGCCCAGTTTGATGTCGAGTTTTATGTCTTTGGGGTCGCCCATTTTTAGCCTTACTGTGTCCCCGGAGACAGAAGCCTTCAGGATGCCCGCGACGGTTTCAACCTCCAGTTCGTTCCCCCAGCCGCAGCGGGACGCATACAGAGCGCTGCAGCGAAGACCATTACCGCACATCTCCACCTCGGATCCGTCGGGATTGATTATCCTCATCCTCATGTCCGCCTTATCGGAATCCTCCAGAACCAGCAGACCGTCAGCTCCCACGGAAAGTTTCCTGCGGCAGAGGTCCCTGGCCACCTGTGAATAATCCAGATCCCTGGCATCAAGCTCCCCGTTCTTGTTGTCTATAATGATAAAATCATTCCCGCTTGCTACGGCTTTGGTGAAAACAACATTGTATTTCATTATTTAAGCTCCTTAAGCAACTTTTCCCCTCTTATAAGGTCTTTATAGTTCTCAGCCGCGCGCACGACCTTGACCGCACCGTTAATGACCATAAGCTCCGCAGGGCGGGGCCTCGAATTATAGTTCGAAGCCATGGTAAACCCGTAAGCACCCGCTCCCATCACCGCCAGATACTCTCCGGCTATGAGTTCGGGCAGCTCCCTGTCAAGGGCAAGATAATCGCCGCTTTCACATATTGGTCCCACGACATCATATTTGAAGTGTTCCGACTCACGTTCTACAAGAGGTTTTATCTCGTGATACGCCTCATAAAGACTGGGGCGCAAAAGATCGTTCATCCCCGCGTCGACTATCGCGAACTTCTTGCCGGTACTGCCTGTCTTGACATAGAGCACCTTCATCACCAGGATACCGCTGTTACCTGATATGAACCTTCCGGGCTCGAGTATGAGCTTGAGGGGCTTCCCCTTAACCAGAGGTATGATGGCATCAGCGAACTCTTTCGCGG
The nucleotide sequence above comes from Candidatus Omnitrophota bacterium. Encoded proteins:
- a CDS encoding prepilin-type N-terminal cleavage/methylation domain-containing protein, producing MKMSRKGFTLIELMIVSSVYIGIIVAIWGVLLGALNHAAMAREITVATDDLKDVMERIRSVPFPDLTAEYPHNSTVSASEIGGFILQDESITVRYPQGTGADPLEVSLEATWTSKNGRTVSRIIKTIRTRRL
- a CDS encoding Na/Pi cotransporter family protein, translated to MDTKFTYMLIGGLGLFFFGMKIMSEGLKNIAGDRLKNILSMVTKLPVIGMLVGAAITCLIQSSSATSVMVVGFVNASLMSLKQAISVVIGANIGTTFTAWLVSSMSVFKVTHYALPAIGIGFAINTFAKTKNAKFWGQVLMGFGLLFLGLDFMKDAFAPLKNSQLVKNVFLSLSENPLLGVLVGIIFTMLLQSSSATIAIVQVMAFNGLISFPAAIPIILGDNIGTTITAQLASIGTTLPARRTAMSHTLFNVIGTAYMLVFVYTGWYVKAIDAIIPGQITAKNIMFHIAIAHSAFNVVNALIFLPFVGVLERVSIILLPKRKGALELGPQYLEKHLLDTPPIAMEQARRETVRMANLATRSVSSAVKGFIDNIQDELKPVSRLEQAVDNLQSAITAYLIELSQRELSQEDSEQIPVLIHNVNDIERIGDHAENILELAERKIEKKLPFTDEAINELNLMWNELHSMMIETEEALRKNDSQLAENILRREQRINKFQNDLKRAHVRRLGCGSCTLKSGIVFMDFVDNLEKIGDHLTNIAQGVIGEMRWRGYQGTTITAENPPAETEPDFSVS
- a CDS encoding aspartate dehydrogenase, giving the protein MYKKTIGIVGCGAIGSYLADYACENMTGRISGVVIWDKDAEKSESLYGKVPRVKIAGELEELAEQADLIIEAASPMAVPGLFEVALEKGKDLIVMSIGGLLGNEHLLAAAREKGIRLMLPSGAIAGIDALKASKIAGLESVTITTRKAPRSVKGAPYLADEGIDVDSIDKETVIFEGNALEAIKGFPKNINVSALLSIAGLGGEKTKVRIIVSPEYTRNSHEVEMISGAGRVLTRTENTPSPSNPKTSYLAALAAITSLQGYFDTVRIGT
- the nadA gene encoding quinolinate synthase NadA, with amino-acid sequence MIKPEFDKKYKEHLERKILDLKKEKDALIVAHNYQRDEVQEIADITGDSYALARKVTQAHNKLVVFCGVKFMAESAYILNPEKTILLPVEEAGCPLADMATVEKLKQKKAEYPEAAVVSYVNSSAAVKAESDICCTSSNAVQVVKSLKEDKVIFVPDKNLGRYVREHVPEKELIIWEGYCVVHMRLTREEVVKTKKLRPEAEFIAHPECRKEVLEEADYIGSTAGMIKHVNGSPKKEFIIGTELGIIYRLKRENPEKDFYVPTDQFICANMKLTTLGWLARSLEKEVYRITVPEQIMKKARKALQRMLEVTS
- a CDS encoding pantoate--beta-alanine ligase; protein product: MKIITEISKMRQFSRDSHGKGASVGFVPTMGYLHEGHLSLVRAAGEECDTVVMSIFVNPTQFGPGEDLDRYPRDMERDTELAEKEGVDAVFVPSVEEMYPQDHNTNIEVSGHLTEGLCGAFRPGHFRGVTTVVGKLFNIVNPDKAYFGQKDAQQAAVIRRMVRDLNMPVEVRVMPIVREKDGLAMSSRNSYLSPGQRHQALALYKSLERAREMILAGEDSAGKVKDELKKILLDEARLRIDYAEIIDAESFRPVERIKGKALIAAAVYVGETRLIDNVMVGSKE
- the folK gene encoding 2-amino-4-hydroxy-6-hydroxymethyldihydropteridine diphosphokinase; this translates as MTVVFIGVGSNIGDRKLNFKEAAERMAASEGIEIRKFSGAYRSKPVGGPPQEDYLNGVFEVRTDLSAEELLEALKRIEKDMGRKPACADAPRIIDLDILLYGDKVIKTEKLTVPHPRMHGRLFVLEGLYRIAPQAVHPELGKTAEELYRELKRAS